The Methanosphaera stadtmanae DSM 3091 genome includes a window with the following:
- a CDS encoding PINc/VapC family ATPase, which yields MVKIVPDTSIIIDQQVSVLVQDLYKGAEVLIPEAVPSEIENHANKRKEIGYQGLEELKKLQQLSTEGIITLEYVGRRPKLDEISIAGGGEIDAMIRDIARKYHAILVTSDKLQKEIAEAQGVETYFYKKEVEPISTGPTELESYFSKDISSIHLRENTTPMAKKGTPGHIELIELDYVPLRYRDLDRISKEIIEQSKKRHDCFIEIDKRGATVIQFGDLRVTIAKPPFSDGFEITAIKPVNKLDLDDYDVSDKLLERLSNDAKGILIAGSPGAGKSTFAQALAEYYYYDMEQMVKTMESPRDLNLDDNITQYAPLEGDMENTADILLLVRPDFTIFDEVRKTRDFEIYSDMRLAGVGMIGVVHATRAIDAVQRFIGRLELGVIPSVIDTTIYINNGEIDTVYSIELTVKVPTGMLEADLSRPVIEIKDFESGELFYEIYTYGEQTIVMDINKTQRQDDDKEDQKSPVSKIVERVIRKEVNKVAPHAIMEVSLISDKRALLEIDPDHTGAVIGKNGRTIAQIEERAGISIEVEELEVKDIDNRSPINVNVSGNYLSLNFRKEDIGSSYDIIVEDEYLFTATVGKKANIRLKKDIEMAEIVIEAMKKGEPVYARLRNEDLY from the coding sequence TTGGTTAAAATAGTGCCAGATACTAGTATAATTATAGATCAACAAGTAAGTGTTTTAGTTCAAGATTTATATAAAGGTGCAGAAGTATTAATACCAGAGGCTGTTCCATCAGAAATTGAAAACCATGCAAATAAAAGAAAAGAAATAGGTTATCAAGGACTTGAAGAATTAAAAAAACTACAACAACTAAGTACTGAAGGAATAATAACATTAGAATATGTTGGAAGAAGACCTAAACTAGATGAAATATCCATAGCAGGTGGTGGGGAAATTGATGCTATGATAAGAGATATTGCAAGAAAATATCATGCAATTCTAGTAACAAGTGATAAATTACAGAAAGAAATAGCAGAAGCACAAGGTGTGGAAACATATTTCTATAAAAAAGAAGTAGAACCTATTTCAACTGGTCCAACAGAACTAGAATCATATTTCTCAAAGGATATATCATCAATACATTTACGGGAAAATACAACACCCATGGCAAAAAAAGGAACACCAGGTCATATTGAATTAATAGAACTAGATTATGTTCCATTAAGATATAGGGATTTAGATAGAATATCAAAGGAAATTATAGAACAATCAAAGAAAAGACATGATTGTTTTATTGAAATTGATAAAAGAGGAGCTACAGTAATTCAATTTGGAGATTTAAGAGTAACTATTGCAAAACCACCATTTTCTGATGGATTTGAAATAACTGCAATAAAACCTGTGAATAAACTTGACTTGGATGATTATGATGTATCTGATAAATTACTTGAAAGATTATCAAACGATGCAAAAGGAATACTCATAGCAGGATCTCCTGGTGCAGGTAAGTCAACATTTGCACAGGCTCTTGCAGAGTATTATTATTATGATATGGAACAAATGGTAAAAACCATGGAATCTCCAAGAGATTTGAATTTAGATGATAACATAACACAATATGCACCTCTTGAGGGAGATATGGAAAATACTGCAGATATACTTCTTCTTGTAAGACCTGACTTCACAATATTTGATGAAGTTAGAAAAACAAGGGATTTTGAAATCTATTCTGATATGAGATTAGCTGGTGTTGGAATGATAGGAGTAGTTCATGCTACACGAGCAATTGATGCTGTTCAAAGATTTATTGGACGACTTGAATTAGGTGTTATTCCATCTGTAATTGATACAACAATTTATATTAATAATGGTGAAATAGATACAGTATATTCAATAGAATTAACAGTAAAAGTTCCAACAGGTATGCTTGAAGCTGACTTGTCACGACCTGTAATTGAAATAAAAGACTTTGAAAGTGGTGAATTATTCTATGAAATATATACATATGGTGAACAAACTATAGTGATGGATATTAATAAAACTCAAAGACAGGATGATGATAAAGAAGATCAAAAGAGTCCTGTTAGTAAAATTGTTGAAAGAGTTATAAGAAAAGAAGTAAATAAGGTGGCTCCACATGCAATTATGGAAGTATCCTTGATATCAGATAAACGTGCACTTCTTGAAATTGATCCAGATCATACTGGTGCTGTTATTGGTAAAAATGGAAGAACAATAGCACAAATTGAAGAACGTGCTGGTATTAGTATTGAAGTTGAAGAATTAGAAGTAAAGGATATTGATAATAGATCACCTATAAATGTAAATGTTTCTGGTAATTATTTATCATTAAACTTTAGAAAAGAAGATATTGGTTCTAGCTATGATATTATAGTAGAAGATGAATATCTATTCACAGCAACAGTTGGTAAAAAGGCAAATATTCGTCTTAAAAAAGATATTGAAATGGCAGAAATTGTTATTGAAGCCATGAAAAAAGGTGAACCAGTGTATGCTAGATTAAGAAATGAGGATTTATATTGA
- a CDS encoding sugar phosphate isomerase/epimerase family protein, protein MKISVSTLGLYPATMENILDFVTEQKLDYLEVIKEYPYDEVGADVFESYDLGLSIHAPMSDVNIASHVKKIRDISVELMVDSFKLANDWGAERVVVHPGTIPIMALKYPEKILKYNVESLIKCQRAAQEYGVMMCVENMPLFERMLYTNVDALFDLVDNEIHSGITLDVGHAHNNGFAPENMFKSDNIHHIHLSDNDGSYDMHHALGSHNIDFPKIFDILKQKKYDDICVIEVRTLQGILKSIDYLKDINIL, encoded by the coding sequence ATGAAAATTAGTGTTTCAACATTAGGATTATATCCTGCAACAATGGAAAATATTTTAGACTTTGTAACAGAACAAAAATTAGATTATCTTGAAGTTATTAAAGAATATCCATATGATGAAGTGGGTGCAGATGTATTTGAATCATATGATCTTGGTTTAAGTATACATGCACCAATGTCTGATGTTAATATTGCCTCTCATGTTAAGAAAATAAGAGATATTTCTGTTGAATTAATGGTGGATTCATTTAAATTAGCAAATGATTGGGGAGCAGAACGTGTAGTTGTACATCCTGGTACAATACCTATTATGGCACTTAAATATCCTGAAAAAATATTAAAATATAATGTGGAATCATTGATTAAATGTCAACGTGCTGCACAAGAGTATGGTGTTATGATGTGTGTGGAAAACATGCCATTATTTGAGAGAATGTTATATACTAATGTTGATGCTTTATTTGATTTAGTAGATAATGAGATTCATTCTGGTATTACATTAGATGTTGGTCATGCACATAACAATGGATTTGCTCCAGAGAACATGTTTAAATCTGATAATATTCATCATATTCATCTAAGTGATAATGATGGTTCATATGATATGCATCATGCTCTAGGTTCTCATAACATTGATTTTCCTAAAATATTTGATATTCTCAAACAAAAGAAATATGATGATATATGTGTAATAGAAGTTAGAACTCTACAGGGAATATTAAAAAGTATAGATTATTTAAAGGATATTAATATATTATAA
- the endA gene encoding tRNA-intron lyase, whose translation MYSILLNDRVIVKDENAHNLYNKRYYGNLTDSGLELSFIEALFLLTKNKIEIYDDDKLITKEDLTDIIRQKHIFSHYLVYKDLRIRGYIIKTGFKYGSDFRIYERGHAPGDGHSNFLVKILSEEQEIKVRDFSSYVRVAHGVRKTLLLAVVDDEYDITYYDIEWTKP comes from the coding sequence ATGTATTCAATATTATTAAATGATAGAGTAATAGTAAAGGATGAAAATGCTCATAATTTGTATAATAAACGTTATTATGGAAATTTAACAGATTCTGGACTTGAATTATCTTTTATAGAAGCGTTATTTCTATTAACTAAAAATAAGATAGAAATTTATGATGATGATAAACTCATAACAAAAGAGGATTTAACAGATATTATAAGACAAAAACATATATTTTCACATTATCTTGTATATAAGGATCTTCGAATAAGGGGTTATATTATAAAAACAGGTTTCAAGTATGGTAGTGATTTTAGAATATATGAAAGGGGACATGCACCAGGAGATGGACATTCCAATTTTCTAGTAAAAATATTATCAGAAGAACAGGAAATAAAGGTACGTGACTTCTCAAGTTATGTTCGTGTAGCTCATGGTGTACGTAAAACACTACTACTTGCAGTTGTTGATGATGAATATGATATAACATACTATGATATAGAATGGACAAAACCATGA
- a CDS encoding tryptophan--tRNA ligase: MIDPWGSSIIDYDKLTEQFGIKPFTDVVDDIPHASKLMTRGIIFGQRDYNKITDALNNNKPFATMTGMMPSGKMHIGHKMVVDQLKWYQEKNADIYVSIADMEAYAARGISKEKSRELALNEYITNYIALGLDVTRDNFHLYLQSENDDVKNLAYIIGKKVTFNQMRSIYGFNNSTNIAHIYTPLLQVADILHPQLKKYGGPKPVIVPVGPDQDPHIRLTRDLASKFNEEYGFIEPSATFHRFMTGLTGEKMSSSKPKSAIYLTDSLKDAVKKVKSAKTGGRESLKEQKELGGMPDKCSIYELLVYHLIDDDKKLEEIRSKCLSGEILCGNCKGCASELITDMFEELDQKREEARKIANTLLK; the protein is encoded by the coding sequence ATGATAGATCCATGGGGTTCTTCAATAATAGACTATGATAAACTTACAGAACAGTTTGGTATTAAACCATTTACAGATGTGGTAGATGATATACCACATGCTAGTAAATTAATGACACGTGGTATAATCTTTGGACAAAGGGATTATAATAAAATAACTGATGCTCTAAATAACAACAAACCATTTGCTACTATGACTGGAATGATGCCAAGTGGTAAAATGCACATTGGTCATAAAATGGTAGTAGATCAATTAAAATGGTACCAGGAAAAAAATGCTGATATTTATGTATCAATAGCAGATATGGAAGCATATGCAGCAAGAGGTATAAGTAAGGAAAAATCAAGGGAATTAGCATTAAATGAATATATTACAAACTATATAGCTCTAGGATTAGATGTTACTCGTGATAACTTCCATCTTTATCTTCAATCAGAAAATGATGATGTTAAAAATCTAGCATATATAATAGGTAAAAAAGTTACATTTAATCAGATGAGAAGTATTTATGGATTTAATAATTCAACAAATATTGCTCATATATACACACCACTACTACAAGTAGCAGATATTCTTCATCCACAACTTAAAAAATATGGAGGTCCAAAACCTGTAATTGTACCTGTAGGACCAGATCAGGATCCACATATTAGATTAACAAGAGATCTTGCAAGTAAATTTAATGAAGAATATGGATTTATAGAGCCATCAGCAACGTTCCACAGATTCATGACAGGACTTACTGGAGAAAAAATGAGTAGTAGTAAACCAAAAAGTGCAATATATTTAACTGATTCATTAAAAGATGCTGTGAAAAAAGTTAAAAGTGCAAAGACTGGTGGTCGTGAAAGTTTAAAAGAACAAAAAGAACTTGGTGGTATGCCAGATAAATGTTCAATATATGAATTATTAGTTTATCATTTAATTGATGATGATAAAAAATTAGAAGAAATAAGAAGTAAATGTTTATCTGGAGAGATACTATGTGGTAATTGTAAAGGATGTGCAAGTGAATTAATAACAGACATGTTTGAAGAACTTGATCAAAAACGTGAAGAAGCAAGAAAAATTGCAAATACTTTACTAAAATAA
- a CDS encoding DUF6508 domain-containing protein yields the protein MEEELQEIWTNYDRQTVFNYVETRLHHYLFTKIFKDEAEIMSKIIEIDERELKGFKIDYYLNIPETMDLIQNFSKLETQLEGKNLSENPYSEILSLIKYMFENVKNNDTNKINNKNFNDDALANINDSILSSKKEISAILKKDCFKDIDTPDIIDINLLEDACKNTDDIFNLARVYEVYDELFVFPTKIELYNTITKEILPAMSNDKLFELYVLLNTLEVLETTKGTITFQKAGVRELAEYYFQVEENNMEHTTVMQIFFHDLPEELEAKFKPILKYPYICLRMKNTVKARNLTRVSYLLLEIERITDNQIKYKCKATEDIRNILVVWDHRLFNDEKSHIKVLDYKTLQMGLNKSFGNIFKFPNIENVDAILEYIPYFEDTSNEFMKVEGGQRYYDDEADFFKDDLYQENIYRTFDNLKDWEEKGWKYINNHELIKRLDLLTIMKVLYLIMQKENTRPGFLGKLMQDGTVLTILKRLEEIRNVNESEITELYSPYKKLKCCPIHDPDFYAEKEKEMDDLLSRKADEVDE from the coding sequence ATGGAAGAAGAATTACAAGAAATTTGGACTAATTATGATAGACAAACAGTATTTAATTATGTGGAAACTCGTTTACATCACTACTTATTCACAAAAATATTTAAAGATGAAGCAGAAATAATGAGTAAAATCATTGAAATTGATGAAAGAGAACTTAAAGGATTTAAAATAGATTATTATCTTAATATTCCAGAAACTATGGATTTAATTCAGAATTTTTCAAAATTAGAAACACAACTTGAAGGAAAAAATCTATCAGAAAATCCATATTCTGAAATTCTTAGTCTTATAAAATATATGTTTGAAAATGTTAAAAACAATGATACAAATAAGATTAATAATAAAAACTTCAATGATGATGCACTTGCAAATATAAATGACAGTATTTTATCCAGTAAAAAAGAAATATCAGCAATACTTAAAAAAGATTGTTTTAAAGATATAGATACACCAGATATTATTGATATTAATTTATTAGAAGATGCATGTAAAAATACTGATGATATATTTAATTTAGCAAGAGTTTATGAAGTATATGATGAATTATTTGTATTTCCTACTAAAATTGAATTATACAATACAATAACCAAGGAAATACTTCCTGCTATGAGTAATGATAAATTATTTGAATTATATGTATTACTTAACACTTTAGAAGTTCTTGAAACTACAAAAGGTACTATTACATTCCAAAAAGCTGGTGTTAGGGAACTAGCTGAATATTACTTCCAAGTTGAAGAAAATAATATGGAACATACAACAGTAATGCAAATATTCTTCCATGATTTACCAGAAGAATTAGAAGCAAAATTCAAACCAATTCTTAAATATCCATACATTTGTTTACGTATGAAAAATACTGTTAAAGCTCGTAATTTAACTCGTGTAAGTTATTTATTACTTGAAATTGAAAGAATTACAGATAATCAAATTAAATATAAATGTAAAGCTACAGAAGATATACGTAACATTCTTGTTGTATGGGATCATAGATTATTCAACGATGAAAAATCACATATTAAAGTTCTAGATTATAAAACATTACAAATGGGATTAAATAAGTCATTTGGTAATATTTTCAAATTCCCTAATATTGAAAATGTTGATGCAATTCTTGAATACATACCATACTTTGAAGATACAAGTAATGAATTTATGAAAGTTGAAGGTGGACAACGTTACTATGATGATGAAGCTGACTTCTTTAAAGATGATTTATATCAAGAAAATATATATAGAACCTTTGATAATCTAAAGGATTGGGAAGAAAAAGGATGGAAATATATTAATAACCATGAATTAATTAAAAGACTTGATCTTTTAACAATCATGAAAGTTCTTTATCTTATCATGCAGAAAGAAAATACTAGACCAGGGTTTTTAGGAAAACTTATGCAGGATGGTACAGTATTAACAATTCTTAAAAGATTAGAAGAAATTAGAAATGTTAATGAAAGTGAAATTACTGAATTATATTCACCATATAAAAAACTTAAATGTTGTCCTATACATGATCCTGATTTCTATGCTGAAAAAGAAAAGGAAATGGATGATCTTTTAAGTAGAAAAGCTGATGAAGTAGATGAATAA
- the cbiM gene encoding cobalt transporter CbiM, with translation MHIPDGFITIPLCVVLYILAIVFVFLSAKWSKENLNEKYVPLLAVLAAGIFAIMSFNLPVPFGSSGHLLGAALVAIVFCSPYAAILVLAMVLIIQALLFGDGGITALGANIINMGVVGGFVGYYGFKSLNKIIGKYPSIFVSSWAACFIAALVAALEISLSGTFPLDLGLLYMGGYHAMIGVIEGAITVIIIKGIESVRPDLLAWNR, from the coding sequence ATGCATATACCTGATGGTTTTATTACCATTCCATTATGTGTAGTATTATATATACTAGCAATAGTATTTGTATTTCTATCAGCAAAATGGAGTAAAGAAAATTTAAATGAAAAATATGTACCATTACTAGCAGTATTAGCTGCAGGAATTTTTGCTATAATGTCATTTAATCTACCAGTACCTTTTGGTTCTAGTGGACACCTCCTTGGTGCAGCACTTGTAGCAATAGTATTCTGTAGTCCATATGCAGCAATACTTGTACTTGCAATGGTATTAATTATACAAGCATTACTATTTGGTGATGGTGGAATAACAGCACTTGGAGCAAACATAATAAATATGGGTGTTGTAGGTGGATTTGTAGGATACTATGGATTTAAATCATTAAATAAAATTATTGGAAAATATCCTAGTATATTTGTATCCTCATGGGCTGCTTGTTTTATTGCAGCATTAGTAGCAGCTCTTGAAATATCTCTAAGTGGAACTTTCCCATTAGATCTAGGACTATTATATATGGGTGGTTATCATGCAATGATTGGAGTTATTGAAGGAGCAATAACTGTTATAATTATTAAAGGAATTGAATCTGTACGACCAGATTTACTAGCATGGAATAGGTGA
- a CDS encoding PDGLE domain-containing protein, with the protein MEKKQLYFGIFIVAIVICILSPFLASGDPDGLEASAEHLNPDSLEASQVITPIMPDYTLEGMEDNPLVGVACLIVGAIISVAVAYGVFYAISKK; encoded by the coding sequence ATGGAGAAAAAACAATTATACTTTGGAATATTTATAGTAGCAATAGTTATCTGTATACTATCACCATTTTTAGCATCTGGTGATCCTGATGGACTTGAAGCTTCAGCTGAACATCTAAATCCTGATAGTTTAGAAGCAAGTCAAGTAATAACTCCTATAATGCCAGATTATACCTTAGAGGGCATGGAAGATAATCCTCTTGTAGGAGTGGCATGTTTAATTGTTGGGGCTATTATATCTGTAGCAGTAGCATATGGAGTATTTTATGCAATAAGTAAAAAATAA